Part of the Labilibaculum antarcticum genome, AAAAAATGAAAGTACACAACTTTTCTGCAGGCCCTTCAATTCTTCCTGATTTTACAGTTGAAAAAACAGCTGAAGCAATTAAAAATTTTGCCGGAACAACACTTTCTTTAATGGAAGTATCTCATCGTAGCAAAGAATTTGTTGCTGTAATGGATGAAGCTATTGCCATGTTTAAGGAATTACTTAGTATACCTGAAGGATACTCAGTTTTATTTCTTGGTGGTGGTGCATCAACACAGTTCTGCATGATTCCTTACAATTTGATGGCTAAGAAATCGGCATACCTAAATACTGGTGCTTGGGCAAATAAAGCTCAAAAAGAAGCTAAGCTTTTTGGTGAAGTAGTAGAAGTAGCATCTTCAAAAGAGACTGTTTACAACTACATTCCTAAAGGATATGTAGTTCCTGCTGATGCGGATTATTTCCACATTACTACAAATAACACCATTTATGGTACCGAGATTAAGGAAGATATGGACTGTGATATTCCATTGGTAGCTGATATGTCATCGGATATTTTCTCCCGCCCGATTGATGTGTCAAAGTATGCATTGATTTATGGTGGAGCTCAAAAGAACCTTGCACCAGCAGGTGTTACTTTTGTAATCGTTAAAAACGAAATACTGGGTAAAGTAGATCGTCAGATTCCTACAATGTTAAATTATCAAACACACATCGAT contains:
- the serC gene encoding 3-phosphoserine/phosphohydroxythreonine transaminase; this encodes MKVHNFSAGPSILPDFTVEKTAEAIKNFAGTTLSLMEVSHRSKEFVAVMDEAIAMFKELLSIPEGYSVLFLGGGASTQFCMIPYNLMAKKSAYLNTGAWANKAQKEAKLFGEVVEVASSKETVYNYIPKGYVVPADADYFHITTNNTIYGTEIKEDMDCDIPLVADMSSDIFSRPIDVSKYALIYGGAQKNLAPAGVTFVIVKNEILGKVDRQIPTMLNYQTHIDGESMFNTPPVVPVFAALQTLKWIKEQGGVSAIQKMNEEKAALLYNEIDSNPMFKGTVINKEDRSLMNICFVMNDEYKELEKDFYEFATSKGMSGIKGHRSVGGFRASTYNALPKASVQALVDCMQEFKSTHVK